One segment of Panicum virgatum strain AP13 chromosome 1K, P.virgatum_v5, whole genome shotgun sequence DNA contains the following:
- the LOC120699902 gene encoding aspartic proteinase nepenthesin-2-like produces MAPLAELSLLLLLVLLSPFVASAGVAKLNSSSPLFGIEFPPFNTAVADTGCDGKLVAGDERKQPASLSPSLKLHMTRRADAAGRTRKDSFLDSAHKDAVRIETMRRRASPARPGGQRAAAAYSPRRALSERLVATVESGVAVGSGEYLMDVYVGTPPRRFQMIMDTGSDLNWLQCMPCLDCFEQRGPVFEPAASSTYRNVTCGDQRCGLVAPPEAPRACRRPGDDPCPYYYWYGDQSNTTGDLALESFTVNLTAPGASRRVDGVVFGCGHRNRGLFHGAAGLLGLGRGPLSFASQLRAVYGHTFSYCLVDHGSDVGSKVVFGEDPLLLAHPRLHYTAFAPASSPADTFYYVQLRGVLVGGELLNISSDTWGVSKDGSGGTIIDSGTTLSYFAEPAYRVIRQAFVDRMSRSYPLIADFPVLNPCYDVSGVERPEVPELSLAFADGAVWDFPAENYFIRLDDGIMCLAVLGTPRSGMSIIGNFQQQNFHVVYDLQKNRLGFAPRRCADV; encoded by the coding sequence ATGGCGCCGCTCGCGGAGCTCTCGTTGCTCCTCTTATTGGTCCTCCTCTCGCCGTTCGTGGCGTCAGCTGGTGTCGCCAAGCTCAACTCTTCGTCGCCCCTGTTTGGCATCGAGTTCCCGCCGTTCAACACCGCCGTCGCCGACACCGGCTGCGACGGCAAGCTGGTAGCGGGGGATGAGCGGAAGCAGCCGGCGAGCCTGTCCCCGTCGCTGAAGCTGCACATGACCCGCCGCGCCGATGCGGCGGGCAGGACGCGGAAAGACTCGTTCTTGGATTCGGCCCACAAGGACGCCGTCCGCATCGAGACGATGCGCCGGAGGGCGTCGCCGGCACGGCCTGGTGGccaacgggcggcggcggcgtactcCCCGCGGCGCGCTCTGTCGGAGCGGCTGGTGGCGACGGTGGAGTCCGGCGTGGCGGTCGGGTCCGGCGAGTACCTGATGGACGTCTACGtcggcacgccgccgcggcggttcCAGATGATCATGGACACCGGCAGCGACCTCAACTGGCTGCAGTGCATGCCGTGCCTGGACTGCTTCGAGCAGCGCGGCCCGGTGTTCGAGCCCGCGGCGTCCTCCACCTACCGCAACGTGACCTGCGGCGACCAGCGCTGCGGCCTCGTGGCGCCGCCGGAGGCGCCGAGGGCGTGCCGCCGCCCGGGCGACGACCCCTGCCCCTACTACTACTGGTACGGCGACCAGTCCAACACCACCGGCGACCTGGCCCTCGAGTCCTTCACCGTCAACCTGACGGCCCCGGGCGCGTCCCGGCGCGTGGACGGCGTGGTGTTCGGGTGCGGGCACCGGAACCGCGGCCTCTTccacggcgcggcggggctgctCGGCCTCGGGCGGGGCCCGCTGTCGTTCGCGTCCCAGCTCCGCGCCGTGTACGGGCACACCTTCTCCTACTGCCTCGTCGACCACGGCAGCGACGTCGGCAGCAAGGTGGTGTTCGGGGAGGACCCGCTGCTGCTGGCGCACCCGCGGCTCCACTACACGGCGTTCGCGCCCGCGTCCTCGCCGGCGGACACGTTCTACTACGTCCAGCTCAGGGGcgtgctcgtcggcggcgagctgctgaACATCAGCTCGGACACGTGGGGCGTGTCCAAGGACGGGTCCGGCGGCACGATCATCGACTCCGGCACGACGCTGAGCTACTTCGCGGAGCCGGCGTACAGGGTGATCCGGCAGGCGTTCGTGGACCGCATGAGCAGGTCGTACCCGCTGATCGCCGACTTCCCGGTGCTCAACCCGTGCTACGACGTGTCCGGCGTGGAGCGGCCCGAGGTGCCGGAGCTGTCGCTGGCGTTCGCCGACGGCGCGGTGTGGGACTTCCCGGCGGAGAACTACTTCATCCGGCTGGACGACGGGATTATGTGCCTGGCGGTGCTGGGCACCCCGCGCTCCGGCATGTCCATCATCGGCAACTTCCAGCAGCAGAACTTCCACGTGGTGTACGACCTGCAGAAGAACCGGCTGGGCTTCGCGCCGCGGCGGTGCGCCGATgtctag